The following are from one region of the Alkalimarinus sediminis genome:
- a CDS encoding pyridoxamine 5'-phosphate oxidase family protein, with the protein MSEVAFSEHSKVRRVAKRASYDKSTIYSLIDELKLGHVGFIVNNRPVVIPMTVWRVEDHLYLHVANKSRIQRLLEEGGECSISFAAYKEWVMSKSAYHHSANYCSAVVYCTGRRVTAEDEFDRAFEVIINQLEEGRWDRVRPPNKLERKATALMKMTINEGAFKARTGEPIEEPEDLSLPVWNGTKPVCPYHQ; encoded by the coding sequence ATGAGTGAAGTAGCCTTTTCAGAGCATAGTAAGGTTAGACGAGTTGCCAAGCGGGCAAGCTATGACAAATCGACAATATACTCATTGATTGATGAGCTAAAGCTAGGACATGTAGGGTTTATAGTTAATAACCGACCGGTGGTGATTCCGATGACTGTCTGGAGGGTGGAGGATCATTTGTATTTGCACGTTGCTAATAAAAGCAGAATTCAGCGCCTGCTAGAAGAGGGTGGTGAATGTAGTATCTCATTTGCAGCTTACAAAGAGTGGGTCATGTCTAAGTCTGCTTATCATCATAGTGCCAACTACTGTTCTGCTGTGGTTTATTGCACAGGGCGTCGGGTAACGGCAGAAGATGAGTTTGATAGAGCGTTTGAGGTGATTATCAATCAACTTGAAGAGGGGCGTTGGGATAGGGTTAGGCCACCCAACAAACTAGAGCGTAAAGCCACAGCTTTGATGAAAATGACTATTAATGAAGGTGCATTTAAAGCACGAACCGGAGAACCAATAGAAGAGCCTGAGGATCTATCTTTGCCAGTATGGAACGGCACCAAGCCTGTTTGCCCATATCATCAATAA
- a CDS encoding ricin-type beta-trefoil lectin domain protein has product MNIKCFSSSLLTCAALISSGAYANNEAVYELAQGCYAIQSPTNGNYLKKYTKGGSVDDGLSYRFESVPVEDAAHFYFKPTSFSNYLLTDKDGRYLASHLPAEISAGRYAGKFAEWRTSAVSNGSGGYQFKFRGNALNMGLRHNYSDGGMYFFDLLNPVNRNSETQFNLVAQADCQSFPEITVNVTGDKSALKGNVNDPVRGYIDPHTHITSYEFMGGKMMHGKPFHRWGVEEALKDSSVVHGPNGSLDIIGNLYTFGDINKRYDTRGWPDFPWWPNHQQMSHSGYYYKWIERAYLSGLRLMVTDLVENEVLCNVQSKVNPGSWVNPNSCNTMDSIRLQVQRLNEMQAYVDAQAGGPGKGFFRLVKSPQEARQVIANGQMAVLMGVEASETFNCGLSDHCNRNTVETTLNELYDLGVRAIFPAHKFDNQLGGSRVEDGFINVGQLLSSGRFFETKECDADTHGNHFTSGFPLIGDVPVIKDILAAAGLSPEYNETIEHCNKYGLSPLGVYLVNRMIDKKMLIELDHTSSDSATAIMDIVEARNYSGVISSHSWMNSAGNGGLHNNMKRLIQAGGFVSPYNSDASSIAGSISQYLDEVEQTPYLNGVGFATDMSGLGGQAGPRSDVSSNPLQYPFTSEFGLVFDKQVSGNRVFDLNQDGIAHYGLVADHLQDIREQASTRIYESVMNSAEAYLQMWERAEANTNTAYFDPLEPFVKIYNRKAGRCMDVPGHDNSLVNGTNIQLWDCDDESFDQHWIYNKTRQMFENRADRTKCLDNRGQTYNNGEIVIWDCEDSDNLRWTYNMNTLASKHDSNIVADAYDFGNGGNVGQWEYNGRKWQEWELRPMSAIHKWVDFRDKRKGKCLDVTGGNNANGTKVQLYSCNGTAAQQWYFDPVKGTLKSQLAGNKCLDIPNGNTSNGTQLQIWDCQEGNSNQQFNKNGSIFSARINNGQVIDAGGTNSGDAIVMWEHHGGDNQKWRAGLN; this is encoded by the coding sequence ATGAATATAAAGTGCTTCTCGTCAAGCTTATTGACTTGCGCAGCTCTGATCTCGTCAGGTGCGTATGCCAATAACGAGGCGGTCTATGAGTTAGCTCAAGGCTGCTATGCCATACAATCCCCAACCAACGGTAACTATCTTAAAAAATACACTAAAGGTGGTAGTGTTGATGATGGATTAAGTTATCGCTTTGAAAGTGTGCCAGTTGAAGATGCCGCGCACTTCTATTTTAAACCGACTTCATTCTCAAACTATCTATTGACCGACAAAGATGGCCGTTATCTAGCCAGTCATTTGCCGGCAGAGATCAGTGCAGGGCGTTATGCTGGTAAGTTTGCAGAATGGCGCACTAGTGCGGTTAGTAATGGCTCGGGAGGCTATCAATTTAAGTTTCGTGGTAATGCGCTTAATATGGGGTTACGCCATAACTACAGCGATGGAGGGATGTACTTCTTTGATTTACTTAATCCGGTTAACAGAAACAGCGAAACACAGTTTAATCTAGTGGCTCAGGCAGACTGTCAGTCATTCCCAGAAATAACGGTTAATGTAACAGGTGACAAAAGTGCACTGAAAGGTAACGTTAACGACCCAGTTAGAGGCTATATCGACCCGCATACACATATCACGTCATACGAATTTATGGGCGGTAAAATGATGCACGGTAAGCCCTTTCATCGCTGGGGTGTCGAAGAGGCATTAAAAGACAGTAGTGTCGTGCACGGGCCTAATGGTTCATTAGATATTATTGGTAATTTGTATACCTTCGGTGATATCAACAAACGCTATGATACCCGAGGCTGGCCTGACTTCCCCTGGTGGCCAAACCATCAGCAGATGAGTCACTCTGGTTATTATTATAAGTGGATAGAGCGCGCGTACCTGTCGGGTTTAAGATTAATGGTCACAGACCTGGTCGAGAACGAAGTGCTGTGTAACGTGCAATCAAAAGTAAATCCAGGTAGTTGGGTTAACCCTAATAGCTGTAACACGATGGATAGTATTCGACTTCAGGTACAGCGCTTAAACGAAATGCAGGCCTATGTAGATGCTCAAGCAGGTGGGCCAGGCAAAGGTTTTTTCCGCTTGGTGAAATCTCCACAAGAGGCGCGACAAGTGATCGCCAATGGCCAGATGGCGGTGTTAATGGGGGTAGAAGCCTCAGAAACGTTTAATTGTGGGCTATCTGACCACTGTAATCGAAACACGGTAGAAACCACGCTTAATGAATTATATGACCTAGGGGTGCGGGCTATATTTCCTGCTCATAAGTTTGACAATCAGTTAGGAGGCTCGCGAGTTGAAGATGGCTTTATTAATGTCGGGCAGTTGCTGTCTAGCGGTCGTTTTTTTGAGACTAAAGAGTGTGATGCCGATACCCACGGCAATCACTTTACTTCAGGCTTCCCGCTAATTGGTGATGTGCCCGTTATCAAAGATATCTTGGCCGCAGCGGGTTTGAGCCCGGAGTACAACGAGACCATAGAACACTGCAATAAATATGGTTTAAGCCCTTTGGGTGTTTATTTGGTGAATCGCATGATCGACAAAAAGATGCTAATCGAACTCGATCACACCAGTAGCGACAGTGCTACGGCGATTATGGATATTGTAGAGGCGCGTAATTACAGTGGTGTTATCTCATCTCATAGCTGGATGAACTCAGCGGGTAATGGTGGACTGCACAACAATATGAAGCGTCTGATTCAGGCGGGAGGTTTTGTTAGCCCTTACAATTCAGATGCTTCATCGATTGCAGGTAGCATTTCTCAATATCTTGATGAAGTTGAGCAAACGCCATATCTCAACGGTGTTGGTTTTGCCACCGATATGAGCGGGCTAGGAGGGCAAGCAGGGCCACGTAGTGATGTATCGAGCAACCCGCTGCAATATCCATTTACGTCAGAGTTTGGGTTGGTATTTGATAAGCAGGTGTCTGGTAATCGAGTGTTTGATCTCAACCAAGACGGTATCGCTCATTACGGATTGGTGGCAGATCACCTGCAAGATATTCGTGAGCAGGCGTCAACCCGAATTTATGAATCGGTTATGAACTCGGCAGAGGCTTACTTACAAATGTGGGAGCGTGCTGAAGCGAATACTAATACTGCCTATTTTGACCCGCTAGAGCCTTTTGTAAAAATCTACAACCGCAAAGCAGGGCGCTGTATGGATGTGCCAGGGCATGATAATAGTCTGGTAAATGGCACTAATATTCAGTTGTGGGATTGTGATGATGAATCATTTGATCAACACTGGATCTACAACAAAACGCGCCAAATGTTTGAGAATAGAGCAGACCGCACCAAGTGTTTGGATAACCGAGGCCAAACCTATAACAATGGTGAAATCGTTATCTGGGATTGTGAAGATAGCGATAACCTCCGTTGGACCTACAATATGAATACCTTAGCCAGCAAGCACGATAGTAATATCGTCGCAGATGCCTATGACTTCGGCAATGGCGGTAATGTTGGGCAGTGGGAGTATAACGGACGTAAATGGCAAGAGTGGGAGCTTAGACCTATGTCTGCGATTCACAAGTGGGTCGACTTCCGCGACAAGCGCAAAGGTAAATGTTTAGATGTAACGGGCGGCAATAATGCCAACGGCACCAAGGTTCAGCTCTATAGTTGTAATGGCACTGCGGCGCAGCAGTGGTATTTTGACCCAGTGAAGGGAACTTTAAAAAGTCAGTTAGCGGGTAATAAGTGTTTGGATATTCCGAATGGTAATACCAGCAACGGCACCCAGTTACAAATCTGGGATTGCCAGGAAGGTAATAGCAATCAGCAATTTAACAAAAATGGCAGTATCTTCAGCGCACGTATTAATAACGGGCAAGTGATTGATGCGGGAGGCACCAATAGCGGTGACGCGATTGTGATGTGGGAGCATCATGGAGGTGATAACCAGAAGTGGCGCGCTGGGTTAAATTAA
- a CDS encoding LysE family translocator: MNYLSLSVLAVFIPTFFFVSITPGMCMTLALTMGMRFGLRKTLWMMLGELVGVGLVASLSAIGVAALMLTYPALFVVLKYAGGAYLIYLGIQMWQSKGKMAVNLDGDSSAVMSRKTFILQGFVTAIANPKGWAFFIALLPPFLNYAQPLAAQLVQLIFLILLLEFICLLIYAGGGKSLRAFMMKSGNLEHLNRIAGTLLIGVGIWLASS, encoded by the coding sequence TTGAACTACTTATCGCTATCCGTATTAGCCGTTTTTATACCCACATTCTTCTTTGTCTCGATTACTCCGGGCATGTGCATGACACTCGCTCTCACAATGGGTATGCGCTTTGGTCTGCGTAAAACACTTTGGATGATGTTGGGAGAGTTAGTAGGGGTTGGTCTGGTCGCATCATTATCGGCTATAGGGGTTGCGGCATTAATGCTCACCTACCCGGCACTTTTTGTAGTATTGAAATACGCAGGGGGAGCTTATCTTATCTATCTTGGGATACAAATGTGGCAATCCAAAGGCAAGATGGCCGTTAACCTAGATGGCGATAGTAGTGCGGTAATGAGCCGAAAAACCTTTATATTACAGGGCTTTGTTACTGCGATTGCAAACCCGAAAGGGTGGGCATTTTTTATCGCGTTGCTGCCACCCTTTTTAAACTATGCACAGCCACTTGCGGCTCAGTTGGTACAGCTTATCTTCCTTATTTTGCTGCTTGAGTTTATCTGCCTGCTGATCTATGCCGGCGGTGGTAAATCCCTTCGTGCATTTATGATGAAATCGGGCAACCTTGAACACTTAAACCGCATAGCAGGCACGTTGTTAATTGGTGTCGGTATTTGGCTCGCATCGAGCTAA
- a CDS encoding DEAD/DEAH box helicase, whose translation MSFDSLGLSAPILAAVTEQGYDTPSPIQEQAIPAVIEGKDVMAAAQTGTGKTAGFTLPLLQRLSEGSRAQNNQVRALVLTPTRELAAQVGESVATYGKNLPLRSAVVFGGVKINPQMMKLRKGVDVLVATPGRLLDLYSQNAVRFKQLEVLVLDEADRMLDMGFIHDIKKILALLPKNRQNLMFSATFSDDIRKLAKGLVNNPVEISVSPPNTTVKTVEQWVYPADKSKKSAMLIKLIQDNKWQQVLVFSKTKHGANRLTKQLEAKGITAAAIHGNKGQGARTKALADFKRGAVRVLVATDIAARGLDIDQLPQVVNFDLPNVSEDYVHRIGRTGRAGASGQAVSLVCADELKLLTGIERLIGELIPRKEIEGFEPVNPLRVTRLDTRPPKPKKPKKPKKPKVEHKDGQRSGDNARGHNPRNKK comes from the coding sequence ATGAGTTTTGATTCCCTAGGCCTATCCGCCCCGATTCTTGCAGCTGTAACCGAGCAAGGTTATGACACGCCTTCACCTATACAGGAGCAGGCGATTCCAGCTGTTATCGAGGGTAAGGATGTTATGGCTGCAGCCCAAACTGGCACAGGGAAGACGGCCGGCTTTACATTGCCATTGTTGCAACGGCTGTCCGAAGGCAGTCGAGCTCAAAATAACCAAGTCAGAGCGTTGGTACTCACACCGACTCGAGAGTTAGCAGCCCAAGTAGGCGAAAGTGTTGCGACATATGGTAAAAATTTGCCATTACGGTCTGCCGTGGTATTTGGTGGTGTTAAAATCAACCCGCAAATGATGAAACTGCGTAAAGGGGTTGATGTGCTCGTTGCGACACCGGGTCGCTTGCTTGATCTTTATAGTCAAAATGCGGTTAGGTTTAAGCAGCTTGAAGTATTAGTTTTGGATGAAGCTGACCGTATGTTGGACATGGGGTTTATTCACGATATTAAGAAAATTCTCGCCTTATTGCCTAAAAACAGACAGAACTTGATGTTTTCGGCGACGTTTTCAGATGATATTCGTAAGTTGGCCAAAGGGTTGGTGAACAATCCAGTTGAAATATCGGTATCCCCTCCCAATACTACTGTCAAAACCGTTGAGCAGTGGGTTTACCCTGCTGATAAATCGAAGAAGTCAGCGATGCTGATTAAGCTGATTCAAGATAACAAATGGCAGCAAGTGTTAGTCTTTAGTAAAACCAAGCATGGTGCTAACCGTCTGACCAAGCAGCTTGAAGCAAAAGGGATTACCGCAGCAGCGATACATGGTAATAAAGGGCAGGGTGCGCGAACCAAAGCACTAGCTGATTTTAAACGTGGTGCTGTTAGAGTTTTGGTGGCAACAGATATCGCCGCGCGTGGTTTAGATATTGATCAGCTACCTCAGGTCGTTAATTTTGATCTACCTAATGTATCTGAAGACTATGTTCATCGAATTGGTCGTACTGGCAGAGCTGGTGCGAGTGGTCAAGCGGTCTCATTGGTTTGTGCTGATGAACTTAAGCTGCTTACAGGTATAGAGCGGTTAATTGGTGAGTTGATACCACGCAAAGAGATTGAAGGCTTTGAGCCTGTTAATCCACTTCGTGTTACCCGGTTAGATACCCGTCCACCAAAACCGAAAAAGCCAAAGAAACCAAAAAAGCCTAAGGTTGAGCATAAGGATGGTCAACGCTCAGGTGATAACGCGCGGGGCCACAACCCTAGGAATAAAAAGTAA
- the rsuA gene encoding 16S rRNA pseudouridine(516) synthase RsuA, whose translation MRLDKFLCTCTGLTRIQAKRVIGKGQVTVDGVVEKDQKVKINESHEVVFDGRRLRFTGPRYIMLNKPDGAVCTSLDDDYRSVFGLFDLERAEELLIAGRLDADTTGLLLITDDGKWSHNITSPKKQCRKRYYVVVADPIPEDTVERFAEGIMLKGEKQPTLPAELEILAPNEALLTIHEGKYHQVKRMFGAIGNRVVELHREQVGDIALDEDLELGEWRYLTTEEVDSVK comes from the coding sequence ATGCGTCTCGATAAATTCTTATGTACTTGTACTGGGCTCACCCGTATTCAGGCTAAACGCGTGATTGGTAAAGGGCAGGTCACGGTTGATGGTGTTGTTGAGAAAGATCAGAAAGTAAAAATCAATGAGTCACATGAAGTAGTTTTCGATGGTCGCAGACTGCGTTTTACTGGCCCTCGCTACATTATGCTTAATAAGCCCGACGGTGCTGTCTGTACCTCGCTGGATGATGACTACCGTTCGGTGTTTGGTTTGTTTGATCTAGAGCGGGCGGAAGAGCTGCTCATTGCTGGCCGACTTGATGCCGATACCACTGGCCTATTATTGATTACGGATGATGGAAAATGGTCTCATAATATTACGTCACCGAAAAAACAGTGTCGTAAGCGGTACTATGTTGTAGTCGCGGACCCGATACCCGAAGATACTGTTGAGCGCTTTGCTGAAGGCATCATGCTCAAGGGCGAAAAGCAGCCTACACTGCCTGCAGAGCTTGAGATTCTGGCTCCCAATGAGGCTCTACTGACGATACATGAAGGGAAGTATCACCAGGTGAAACGAATGTTTGGAGCAATTGGTAATCGTGTTGTAGAACTACACCGTGAGCAGGTAGGTGATATTGCCCTGGATGAAGATCTTGAGTTGGGTGAGTGGCGTTATTTGACGACAGAAGAGGTCGATTCCGTTAAGTAG
- a CDS encoding PLP-dependent aminotransferase family protein, with amino-acid sequence MEAPSFSSFEFDTNRPLQTQLQHQLTQWICSGRLPPGTRLPSSRRLAAELSISRNTVTIVLEQLKSEGFLQSIQGKGVYVAADLPQNINRPSTVHWHNRGGLPELSAFGQTLNKTPLLEHSEILPFTPGIPDLSSFPHKTWLQIQRRHQDRINLMGYDGNQGYEPLRESLAEYLKLSRGVLCKPAQIIITQGAQQAISLCAQLLLNEGDSVLVENPGYMGARKAFLARRAKLISCPMNDNGVDIDAMQRDHIIAQTSPKLMYVTPTHQYPLGGILTASQRLKLLDWAATHNTWLIEDDYDSEFHYFHKPIAALQGMAEQTPVIYMGSFSKTLYPALRLGYLVVPEALVKVFVQGKSFMGGESPLLTQAVVADFINEGHFVRHLRKMRLLYQAKWQHLNHLLNHQLKKPVRPIQQSAGMHLAIEIPGVDDQKLKQNLQQKGFGSSALSSYYNDQPTKTGLVLGFANTTRYQREAGIEALKSLL; translated from the coding sequence ATGGAAGCGCCCTCTTTCTCATCTTTTGAGTTTGACACTAACAGACCGCTGCAAACGCAATTACAGCATCAGCTCACACAATGGATATGCAGTGGCCGATTACCCCCAGGTACTCGACTACCCTCTTCACGTCGACTGGCTGCAGAGCTCTCCATTAGCCGAAACACGGTAACTATTGTTTTGGAGCAATTGAAATCAGAGGGATTTTTACAGAGTATTCAGGGCAAGGGAGTCTATGTCGCTGCAGATTTGCCACAGAATATTAACCGACCGTCAACTGTTCACTGGCACAATAGAGGGGGGCTTCCTGAGCTTTCAGCGTTTGGCCAAACTCTCAATAAAACACCGTTATTAGAGCACAGTGAGATTTTACCATTTACTCCAGGGATTCCTGATCTATCGTCTTTTCCTCATAAAACCTGGCTACAAATTCAACGACGGCATCAAGACCGCATCAATCTAATGGGTTACGACGGCAATCAAGGGTATGAACCTTTAAGAGAGTCACTTGCCGAATACTTAAAACTTTCCAGAGGCGTACTTTGCAAGCCAGCGCAAATTATCATTACGCAGGGAGCTCAACAAGCTATATCGCTTTGTGCACAATTACTATTAAATGAGGGCGACTCGGTTTTGGTTGAGAACCCAGGCTATATGGGAGCCAGAAAAGCATTCTTAGCGCGCAGGGCCAAACTGATATCGTGCCCGATGAACGACAACGGAGTCGACATCGATGCAATGCAACGAGACCATATCATCGCTCAAACCAGCCCAAAATTGATGTACGTTACACCTACCCATCAATATCCGTTAGGGGGCATTCTCACTGCATCACAAAGACTCAAGTTGTTAGACTGGGCAGCCACTCATAATACCTGGCTGATAGAAGATGACTACGATAGTGAGTTCCACTATTTTCATAAGCCTATCGCTGCACTACAAGGCATGGCTGAACAAACACCTGTCATCTATATGGGAAGCTTTAGTAAAACACTATACCCCGCTCTTCGCCTAGGCTACCTGGTAGTGCCAGAGGCATTGGTTAAAGTATTTGTGCAGGGCAAAAGTTTTATGGGTGGAGAATCCCCTTTACTAACACAGGCAGTGGTTGCGGACTTTATCAACGAAGGCCACTTCGTTCGTCATTTAAGAAAAATGCGACTGCTATATCAAGCCAAATGGCAGCACCTGAACCACTTGCTCAACCACCAACTTAAAAAACCAGTGAGGCCTATCCAACAGAGTGCAGGTATGCACTTAGCCATTGAAATTCCAGGGGTAGATGACCAGAAGCTAAAGCAAAATCTTCAGCAGAAAGGGTTTGGCAGCTCGGCACTCTCATCATATTATAATGATCAACCAACCAAAACCGGCTTGGTTTTAGGGTTTGCCAATACCACCCGCTATCAGAGGGAGGCAGGTATAGAGGCTCTCAAAAGCTTACTGTAG
- a CDS encoding flavin reductase family protein → MLSNAVKSIHPWVMQTIGRDWVEYIASNTMNVVTQRIDPFLWTYDCKAKIIDIRQETPDTKTFVLLPNQHFKQPLPGQHIEVSVECGEHQKVQESRCYSLSIIDAHTVSITVKRNPEGKVSNWLHERASVGMVLNISSPRGAFVYRGQEKLLFISAGAGITPCFSILNALEATAKKPDIAFYYRSRTPEETIFRAQLEGNQVNSTIDISYSRQVESDDRANVLPNQLMDAYPDLKDRHIYLCGPESFKKEVLTYLESIEYDFDNLEVEHFVRFNHDASETRKLDEDVTVTLKSQNISFVIEAENCGQTILEAAENKGIHLEHGCRSGMCGTCRTNVVSGQVSGNTLGKTIYPCTAYPASTQLVLE, encoded by the coding sequence ATGTTAAGTAATGCCGTTAAGTCTATACATCCTTGGGTTATGCAAACGATCGGGCGAGATTGGGTCGAGTATATCGCCAGTAATACCATGAATGTTGTTACGCAACGCATAGACCCGTTTTTGTGGACCTATGACTGCAAGGCAAAAATCATCGACATCAGGCAGGAAACCCCCGATACCAAAACGTTTGTACTGTTGCCTAATCAGCATTTTAAACAGCCGCTACCTGGTCAGCATATAGAGGTATCTGTTGAGTGTGGTGAGCATCAGAAAGTGCAGGAGTCGCGGTGCTATTCGCTTTCGATAATAGATGCGCATACGGTCTCGATTACTGTAAAACGCAACCCCGAAGGCAAGGTGTCTAACTGGCTCCATGAGCGAGCATCTGTAGGTATGGTGTTGAATATATCCTCTCCAAGGGGGGCGTTTGTCTATAGGGGCCAAGAGAAGCTGCTATTTATTAGTGCCGGTGCGGGTATTACTCCTTGTTTTTCAATTTTGAATGCACTCGAGGCCACCGCTAAGAAACCAGATATTGCATTCTACTACCGCTCACGAACACCAGAGGAGACCATTTTCAGGGCGCAACTCGAAGGTAATCAGGTCAACTCTACTATCGATATCAGTTACTCTAGACAGGTGGAGTCGGATGACAGAGCAAATGTTTTGCCCAATCAGTTGATGGATGCGTACCCAGACCTTAAAGATCGGCATATTTATCTTTGTGGCCCTGAGTCGTTTAAAAAAGAGGTTCTAACCTACCTAGAGTCAATCGAGTATGATTTTGATAACTTGGAAGTAGAGCACTTTGTTCGTTTTAATCACGATGCATCTGAAACCAGAAAGCTTGATGAAGACGTGACGGTTACGCTAAAGTCACAGAATATTAGCTTTGTGATCGAAGCTGAGAACTGCGGCCAAACCATTCTTGAAGCGGCAGAGAACAAAGGCATTCATCTTGAACATGGTTGTCGCTCGGGGATGTGTGGCACATGCCGAACGAATGTTGTGTCTGGACAGGTCTCTGGGAATACCTTAGGTAAGACTATTTATCCATGTACTGCTTATCCGGCCTCAACTCAACTGGTCCTGGAATAA
- the rlmF gene encoding 23S rRNA (adenine(1618)-N(6))-methyltransferase RlmF: MKAPRYPKKTAKKAPAKGVLHPRNPHRGRYDLAVLANACPELKAFIKPNPKGDNTIDFSNEKAVLCLNRALLAHYYRVSHWSIPDGYLCPPIPGRADYIHYAADLLAESSSSSSEPVVHAKKITVLDIGTGANCIYPIIGSQSYGWEFLASDIDPVSVNSAKAIINSNKSLKGRIRVVLQKNKDAIFKGVINPDDRFALTVCNPPFHSSMAEAKAGSERKWKNLNRRPSNNAAQKGRADPKLNFGGQKAELWCQGGEIAFLTRMAKESVEFAHQVGWFTSLVSKGENVKPLKTLLNQLGAKQVKVVEMSQGQKISRLLAWRFHSRC, from the coding sequence TTGAAAGCGCCCAGATACCCTAAAAAAACAGCTAAAAAAGCACCAGCCAAAGGTGTACTGCATCCTAGAAACCCTCATCGAGGGCGCTATGATCTTGCGGTATTAGCAAACGCGTGTCCTGAGTTAAAGGCGTTTATCAAGCCTAACCCTAAAGGTGATAACACTATCGATTTCAGTAATGAGAAGGCAGTGCTTTGTTTAAACAGAGCACTGTTAGCGCATTACTATCGTGTATCCCACTGGAGTATTCCAGACGGCTACCTATGTCCACCCATTCCCGGTCGTGCTGACTATATTCACTATGCAGCTGATCTTTTAGCAGAGAGTTCATCCTCTAGCTCGGAACCTGTGGTTCACGCAAAAAAAATAACCGTATTGGATATAGGAACCGGCGCAAACTGTATTTACCCGATTATTGGCAGCCAAAGCTATGGTTGGGAGTTTCTAGCATCTGATATCGACCCGGTTTCTGTCAATTCCGCAAAAGCGATCATTAACTCCAATAAGTCTTTAAAAGGCCGTATCAGGGTAGTACTGCAGAAAAATAAAGATGCGATATTTAAAGGTGTTATTAATCCTGACGACCGGTTTGCGTTAACAGTATGCAACCCTCCTTTTCACTCATCAATGGCAGAAGCCAAAGCGGGCTCTGAGCGAAAATGGAAAAACCTCAATAGACGACCCTCTAATAATGCCGCCCAGAAAGGTCGTGCTGACCCTAAGCTTAATTTTGGTGGGCAGAAAGCGGAGTTGTGGTGCCAGGGCGGGGAGATTGCTTTTTTGACCCGAATGGCGAAAGAGAGTGTTGAGTTTGCTCATCAGGTAGGTTGGTTTACCAGCTTGGTGTCTAAGGGCGAAAATGTTAAACCACTGAAAACCTTATTAAACCAGCTTGGCGCTAAACAAGTTAAGGTAGTCGAAATGAGTCAAGGACAAAAAATCAGTCGTTTGTTAGCGTGGCGTTTTCATAGCCGTTGTTGA
- a CDS encoding PilZ domain-containing protein produces the protein MKNDLRARKRMPTANLTSSIRVSKGLLKSLWEDARPKDYSLFGMCLKTNRVYKPGDKITVSLSLELDMGSIEVEQITANVIRVNELVGFFEYGIEFDKKIVTNPQNSITLNMMRIENFLQKQQALSDKISQKTA, from the coding sequence TTGAAAAACGATCTTCGCGCTAGGAAAAGAATGCCAACTGCAAACTTAACCTCCTCCATTCGGGTGTCAAAAGGCCTATTGAAAAGCCTTTGGGAAGACGCAAGACCTAAAGACTATTCACTTTTTGGTATGTGCTTGAAGACTAATCGAGTTTATAAGCCCGGTGATAAAATAACCGTATCTCTCTCGCTCGAATTGGATATGGGAAGTATCGAGGTTGAGCAAATTACTGCGAACGTTATCAGGGTGAATGAGTTAGTTGGTTTTTTTGAGTACGGTATTGAATTCGATAAAAAAATCGTCACTAACCCTCAAAACTCGATCACACTCAATATGATGCGAATTGAGAACTTTCTTCAGAAACAACAAGCGCTCTCAGACAAAATCTCACAAAAAACAGCTTAA